A genome region from Deltaproteobacteria bacterium includes the following:
- a CDS encoding efflux RND transporter periplasmic adaptor subunit: protein MKKKIIIIVFVILLLGVGALVYFGQWQSQRGELYYSGTIEAIQSNLSFQVNGRVINIAVREGQAVTKDQLLAEIDPAELQSRKDQAEASLDRSIKTQDQMATLLSIFKTTLPADVERAEANITSERDVMNDARKNYQRYEQLFKQGVVTEKERDAVKLSYDTAKSRLDDGDAALRQAKSNLKKIDATQKELEAVISQARQAKAALGQADIQLNYGRLLAPYGGVITSRNVEPGEVVTPGREVLTLADLSTVDLKIFVDETEIGKVKPGQDVEIKVDTFPNKVYEGKVTFISPEGEFTPKIIQTKKERVKLVYLVKVSIPNPDLELKTGMPADAWLR from the coding sequence ATGAAAAAAAAGATCATCATTATAGTTTTTGTGATTCTCCTTTTGGGTGTCGGCGCTCTGGTATATTTCGGGCAATGGCAGTCACAGCGGGGTGAGCTATATTATTCCGGAACCATTGAAGCAATTCAGTCCAATCTCTCCTTTCAGGTAAACGGTCGCGTAATAAACATCGCTGTTAGGGAAGGTCAGGCCGTCACAAAGGATCAGCTTCTTGCCGAGATCGATCCCGCAGAACTCCAGTCACGGAAAGATCAGGCAGAGGCGAGTCTGGACCGTTCGATCAAGACGCAGGATCAGATGGCAACCCTTTTGAGCATCTTCAAAACCACCCTTCCCGCCGATGTTGAAAGGGCGGAAGCGAATATCACCAGCGAGAGAGATGTCATGAATGACGCCCGGAAAAATTACCAGCGATACGAGCAATTATTCAAGCAGGGCGTTGTGACGGAAAAGGAGCGTGATGCCGTAAAGCTCAGTTATGATACGGCGAAATCCAGACTTGATGACGGAGATGCCGCACTAAGACAGGCGAAGAGCAATCTGAAGAAGATAGATGCAACCCAGAAGGAACTCGAGGCCGTCATCTCCCAGGCGAGGCAGGCCAAAGCCGCTTTGGGACAGGCGGATATTCAACTGAATTATGGCAGGCTGTTAGCCCCTTACGGCGGGGTAATTACGAGCCGCAATGTTGAACCGGGGGAAGTGGTGACACCGGGCCGCGAGGTTCTGACTCTTGCCGATCTTTCCACGGTGGATCTCAAGATATTTGTGGATGAAACGGAAATCGGGAAGGTCAAGCCGGGGCAGGATGTAGAGATCAAGGTCGATACATTCCCCAACAAAGTTTATGAGGGAAAGGTAACATTCATCTCACCTGAGGGGGAGTTCACCCCCAAGATCATCCAGACCAAAAAAGAACGGGTGAAGCTTGTGTATCT